Proteins from one Panicum virgatum strain AP13 chromosome 7K, P.virgatum_v5, whole genome shotgun sequence genomic window:
- the LOC120641272 gene encoding putative multidrug resistance protein codes for MAAAGAEGKASLLELVRYADARDRCLMALGALGSFGDGMMQPLSMLVLADIVNSYGGAGTAGSALSSAAVDKFALRLLYVAVAVGACAFLEGLCWTRTAERQASRMRRLYLEAVLRQQVEFFDAPAAPSSSQGATTFRVISTISDDADTIQDFLAEKLPNVLANMTLFFGGLAVAFVFAWRLALAGLPFTALFVAPSLVLGKRLAAAAGEARAAYEEAGGVAEQAVASIRTVASCRAERRTLERFGRALARSTALGVKQGLIKGAVIGSMGVIYAVWSFLSWLGSVLVIRFHAQGGHVFVASICIVLSGMSIMMALPNLRYFVDAATAAARMREMIDRLQPLKGEGKKGATRESVRGQIVFRDVRFSYPSRPDTRVLDGVSLTVAAGATVGLVGGSGSGKSTVISLLQRFYSPDSGEILLDGYDIAALNAEWLRSQIGLVSQEPVLFATSIRENILFGDEAASLKLVVAAAKMANAHDFIIKLPHGYETNVGQFGTQLSGGQKQRIAIARALIRHPRILLLDEATSALDSESERAVQDALDRASVGRTTVVVAHRLSTIRKADMIAVLDAGRVVERGTHDELVAAAGMDGGGGGGVYARMARLQNASVAVAREEQRQRAVEVESDSSMVSFRSVEIMSLPSDFHPSPAPSFRSVERSVDMEDDELAGHDTARRRKPSQLRLLKMNRPEWKQALLGCAGAVVFGAVLPLYSYSLGSLPEVYFLGDNDLIRSKTRLYSLVFFGIAVVCITSNIVQHYNFAVMGERLTERVRAQMLAKILSFEVGWFDEKENSSAAVSARLATQATKVRSLVGDRMCLLLQAAANAALGFSLALAVSWRLAVVMMAIQPLIIASFYFKKVVMSAMSRKAKKAQVRGSQLAGEAVVNHRTITAFSSQRRMLRLYEAAQEGPRKDSRAQSWISGACLSLCQFSNTATMALALWYGGRLMARGLITPTHLFQVFFMLMTMGRVIADAGSLTSDLAKGGDAVRSVLDTLDREPLIKDDGDSKQKRQEIKGAIAFRNVHFSYPTRPEVAVLDGFTLEIGAGKTVALVGPSGSGKSTVIALIERFYDAQKGSVLVDGRDIRSYSLAHLRSHIALVSQEPALFSGTIRDNIAYGEEHATEDEVTAAAKLANAHEFISGMEGGYDARVGERGAQLSGGQRQRIALARAVLKNARVLLLDEATSALDTVSERLVQDAVERMLRGRTCVVVAHRLATVQKADTIAVVKDGKVAERGRHGELIAAGRGGTYYNLIKLQHGRSPCLSPM; via the exons atggcggccgccggggccgagGGGAAGGCGTCGCTCCTGGAGCTGGTGCGCTACGCCGACGCGCGGGACCGGTGCCTCATGGCGCTCGGCGCGCTGGGCAGCTTCGGCGACGGCATGATGCAGCCGCTCTCCATGCTCGTGCTCGCCGACATCGTCAACAGCTACGGCGGCGCCGGGACCGCCGGCAGCGCGCtcagctccgccgccgtcgacaag TTCGCGCTCCGGCTGCTGtacgtcgcggtcgcggtgggcGCCTGCGCGTTTCTAG AGGGGCTGTGCTGGACGCGGACGGCGGAGCGGCAGGCGTCGAGGATGCGGCGCCTCTACCTGGAGGCCGTCCTGCGTCAGCAGGTGGAGTTCTTCGACGCGCCCGCGGCGCCGTCGTCCTCGCAGGGCGCCACCACGTTCCGCGTCATCTCCACCATCTCCGACGACGCAGACACCATCCAGGActtcctcgccgagaagctgcCGAACGTCTTGGCCAACATGACGCTCTTCTTCGGCGGGCTGGCCGTCGCCTTCGTCTTCGCGTGGCGGCTGGCGCTGGCGGGCCTCCCGTTCACGGCCCTTTTCGTGGCCCCGAGCTTGGTCCTCGGCAagcggctcgccgccgcggccggggaggccCGCGCGGCGTacgaggaggccggcggcgtcgccgagCAGGCCGTGGCGTCCATCCGGACCGTGGCGTCGTGCCGCGCGGAGCGCCGGACTCTGGAGCGGTTCGGGCGCGCGCTGGCGCGGAGCACGGCGCTCGGCGTCAAGCAGGGGCTCATCAAGGGCGCCGTCATCGGGAGCATGGGGGTCATCTACGCCGTCTGGTCCTTCCTGTCCTGGCTCGGCAGCGTCCTCGTCATCCGCTTCCACGCGCAGGGCGGCCACGTCTTCGTCGCCTCCATCTGCATCGTCCTCTCCGGAAT GTCCATCATGATGGCGCTGCCGAACCTGCGCTACTTCGTCgacgccgcgacggcggcggcgcggatgcgCGAGATGATCGACAGGCTCCAGCCTCTGAAGGGGGAGGGCAAGAAGGGCGCCACCAGGGAGAGCGTCAGGGGCCAGATCGTGTTCAGGGACGTGCGCTTCTCATACCCGTCGAGGCCGGACACGCGGGTGCTCGACGGCGTGAGCCTGACGGTCGCGGCGGGCGCCACCGTCGGCCtcgtcggcggcagcggctctgGCAAGTCCACCGTCATCTCCCTGCTGCAGAGGTTCTACAGCCCCGACTCCGGCGAGATACTGCTGGACGGCTACGACATCGCCGCGCTCAACGCGGAGTGGCTCCGGAGCCAGATCGGGCTGGTGAGCCAGGAGCCCGTGCTGTTCGCCACCTCCATCAGGGAGAACATTCTGTTCGGCGACGAGGCGGCGTCGCTTAAGCTGGTCGTCGCCGCGGCGAAGATGGCCAACGCACACGACTTCATCATCAAATTGCCCCATGGGTATGAAACAAAT GTCGGGCAGTTCGGGACGCAGCTGTCAGGCGGGCAGAAGCAGCGCATCGCCATCGCCCGCGCCCTCATCCGGCACCCCAGGATCCTGCTCCTGGACGAGGCGACCAGCGCGCTGGACTCGGAGTCGGAGCGCGCGGTGCAGGACGCGCTGGACCGGGCGTCCGTGGGGCGGACGACCGTCGTCGTGGCGCACCGCCTGTCCACGATCCGCAAGGCCGACATGATCGCGgtgctcgacgccggccgcgtGGTGGAGCGCGGCACGCACGAcgagctcgtcgccgccgctggcatggacggcggcggcggcggcggcgtctacgCCCGGATGGCGCGCCTGCAGAACGCGTCCGTGGCCGTGGCGAGAGAGGAGCAGCGCCAGCGCGCGGTGGAAGTCGAGTCGGACAGCAGCATGGTGTCGTTCCGCAGTGTCGAGATCATGTCGCTGCCCAGCGACTTCCATCCAAGCCCGGCGCCGTCGTTCCGGTCGGTCGAACGCTCCGTGGACATGGAAGAcgacgagctcgccggccacgacaccgctcgccgccgcaaGCCCTCGCAGCTCCGCCTGCTCAAGATGAATCGGCCGGAGTGGAAGCAGGCTCTTCTCGGGTGCGCCGGCGCTGTCGTATTCGGCGCCGTGCTGCCGCTGTACTCGTACAGCCTCGGCTCGTTGCCGGAGGTGTACTTCCTCGGTGACAATGACCTCATCCGCTCGAAGACCAG GTTGTACTCCCTTGTCTTCTTCGGCATCGCCGTCGTCTGCATCACGTCGAACATCGTGCAGCACTACAACTTTGCCGTCATGGGCGAGCGCCTGACCGAGCGCGTCCGGGCACAGATGCTCGCCAAGATCCTGTCCTTCGAGGTCGGGTGGTTCGACGAGAAGGAGAACTCGAGCGCGGCGGTCAGCGCGCGTCTGGCCACGCAGGCGACCAAGGTCCGGTCCCTCGTCGGCGACCGCATGTGCCTCCTGTTGCAGGCGGCCGCCAACGCGGCGCTGGGCTTCTCCCTGGCGCTCGccgtgtcgtggcggctcgccGTCGTCATGATGGCGATACAGCCGCTGATCATCGCGAGCTTCTACTTCAAGAAGGTGGTCATGTCGGCCATGTCCAGGAAGGCCAAGAAGGCGCAGGTGCGGGGGAGCCAGCTCGCGGGCGAGGCCGTGGTGAACCACCGGACCATCACCGCCTTCTCGTCGCAGCGGCGGATGCTCCGCCTGTACGAGGCCGCGCAGGAGGGGCCCAGGAAGGACAGCAGGGCGCAGTCGTGGATCTCCGGCGCCTGCCTCTCCCTGTGCCAGTTCAGCAACACGGCCACCATGGCGCTCGCGCTGTGGTACGGCGGCAGGCTCATGGCCAGGGGGCTCATCACGCCCACGCACCTGTTCCAGGTGTTCTTCATGCTCATGACCATGGGAAGGGTGATCGCCGACGCCGGGAGCCTGACCTCCGACCTAGCCAAGGGCGGCGACGCCGTGCGGTCCGTCCTCGACACGCTGGACCGCGAGCCGTTGATCAAGGACGACGGCGACAGCAAACAGAAGCGGCAGGAGATCAAAGGCGCCATCGCGTTCAGGAACGTGCACTTCAGCTACCCGACCCGGCCGGAGGTGGCCGTGCTCGACGGGTTCACCCTGGAGATAGGCGCCGGGAAGACGGTGGCGCTCGTCGGGCCGAGCGGGTCAGGCAAGTCCACGGTGATCGCCCTGATCGAGCGCTTCTACGACGCGCAGAAGGGCTCGGTCCTGGTCGACGGCCGGGACATCAGGAGCTACAGCCTGGCGCACCTCCGCTCGCACATCGCGCTCGTCAGCCAGGAGCCGGCGCTCTTCTCCGGCACCATCCGCGACAACATCGCGTACGGCGAGGAGCACGCCACCGAGGACGaggtcaccgccgccgccaagctcgCCAACGCCCACGAGTTCATCAG cgggATGGAGGGCGGCTACGACGCGCGCGTCGGGGAGCGAGGGGCGCAGCTGTCGGGCGGGCAGCGGCAGCGGATCGCGCTGGCGCGGGCGGTGCTCAAGAACGCGAGGGTGCTGCTGCTGGACGAGGCGACGAGCGCGCTGGACACCGTGTCGGAGCGGCTGGTGCAGGACGCCGTGGAGCGGATGCTGCGGGGGAGGACGTGCGTGGTCGTGGCGCACCGCCTCGCCACGGTGCAGAAGGCGGACACGATCGCGGTGGTGAAGGACGGGAAGGTGGCGGAGAGAGGGCGCCACGGCGAGctcatcgccgccggccgcggaggGACGTACTACAACCTGATCAAGCTGCAGCACGGCAGGTCACCCTGCCTTAGTCCAATGTAa